The following are encoded in a window of Phocoena phocoena chromosome 2, mPhoPho1.1, whole genome shotgun sequence genomic DNA:
- the SIX1 gene encoding homeobox protein SIX1 isoform X1, protein MSMLPSFGFTQEQVACVCEVLQQGGNLERLGRFLWSLPACDHLHKNESVLKAKAVVAFHRGNFRELYKILESHQFSPHNHPKLQQLWLKAHYVEAEKLRGRPLGAVGKYRVRRKFPLPRTIWDGEETSYCFKEKSRGVLREWYAHNPYPSPREKRELAEATGLTTTQVSNWFKNRRQRDRAAEAKERYAEENTENNNSSSNKQNQLSPLEGGKPLMSSSEEEFSPPQSPDQNSVLLLQGNMSHARSSNYSLPGLTASQPTHGLQAHQHQLQDSLLGPLTSSLVDLGS, encoded by the exons ATGTCGATGCTGCCATCGTTCGGCTTCACGCAGGAGCAAGTGGCGTGCGTATGCGAGGTTTTGCAGCAAGGCGGGAACCTGGAGCGTCTGGGCAGGTTCCTGTGGTCGCTGCCCGCCTGCGACCACCTGCACAAGAACGAAAGCGTGCTCAAGGCCAAGGCCGTGGTCGCCTTCCACCGCGGCAACTTCCGCGAGCTCTACAAGATCCTGGAGAGCCACCAGTTCTCGCCTCACAACCACCCCAAGCTGCAGCAACTGTGGCTGAAGGCGCACTACGTGGAGGCCGAGAAGTTGCGCGGCCGGCCCTTGGGCGCGGTGGGCAAATATCGGGTGCGCCGAAAATTCCCGTTGCCGCGCACCATCTGGGACGGCGAAGAGACCAGCTACTGCTTCAAGGAGAAGTCGCGGGGCGTGCTGCGGGAGTGGTACGCGCATAACCCCTACCCCTCGCCGCGTGAGAAGCGGGAGCTGGCCGAGGCCACCGGCCTCACCACCACCCAAGTCAGCAACTGGTTTAAGAACCGGAGGCAAAGAGACCGGGCCGCCGAGGCCAAGGAAAGGTACGCGGA GGAGAACACTGAAAACAATAACTCCTCCTCCAACAAGCAGAATCAACTCTCTCCTCTGGAAGGGGGCAAGCCGCTCATGTCCAGCTCAGAAGAAGAATTCTCACCTCCCCAAAGTCCAGACCAGAACTCGGTCCTTCTGCTGCAGGGCAATATGAGCCACGCCAGGAGCTCAAACTATTCTCTCCCAGGTTTAACCGCCTCTCAGCCCACCCACGGCCTGCAAGCCCACCAGCATCAGCTCCAGGACTCTCTGCTGGGCCCCCTCACCTCCAGTCTGGTGGACTTGGGGTCCTAA
- the SIX1 gene encoding homeobox protein SIX1 isoform X2 encodes MSMLPSFGFTQEQVACVCEVLQQGGNLERLGRFLWSLPACDHLHKNESVLKAKAVVAFHRGNFRELYKILESHQFSPHNHPKLQQLWLKAHYVEAEKLRGRPLGAVGKYRVRRKFPLPRTIWDGEETSYCFKEKSRGVLREWYAHNPYPSPREKRELAEATGLTTTQVSNWFKNRRQRDRAAEAKERENTENNNSSSNKQNQLSPLEGGKPLMSSSEEEFSPPQSPDQNSVLLLQGNMSHARSSNYSLPGLTASQPTHGLQAHQHQLQDSLLGPLTSSLVDLGS; translated from the exons ATGTCGATGCTGCCATCGTTCGGCTTCACGCAGGAGCAAGTGGCGTGCGTATGCGAGGTTTTGCAGCAAGGCGGGAACCTGGAGCGTCTGGGCAGGTTCCTGTGGTCGCTGCCCGCCTGCGACCACCTGCACAAGAACGAAAGCGTGCTCAAGGCCAAGGCCGTGGTCGCCTTCCACCGCGGCAACTTCCGCGAGCTCTACAAGATCCTGGAGAGCCACCAGTTCTCGCCTCACAACCACCCCAAGCTGCAGCAACTGTGGCTGAAGGCGCACTACGTGGAGGCCGAGAAGTTGCGCGGCCGGCCCTTGGGCGCGGTGGGCAAATATCGGGTGCGCCGAAAATTCCCGTTGCCGCGCACCATCTGGGACGGCGAAGAGACCAGCTACTGCTTCAAGGAGAAGTCGCGGGGCGTGCTGCGGGAGTGGTACGCGCATAACCCCTACCCCTCGCCGCGTGAGAAGCGGGAGCTGGCCGAGGCCACCGGCCTCACCACCACCCAAGTCAGCAACTGGTTTAAGAACCGGAGGCAAAGAGACCGGGCCGCCGAGGCCAAGGAAAG GGAGAACACTGAAAACAATAACTCCTCCTCCAACAAGCAGAATCAACTCTCTCCTCTGGAAGGGGGCAAGCCGCTCATGTCCAGCTCAGAAGAAGAATTCTCACCTCCCCAAAGTCCAGACCAGAACTCGGTCCTTCTGCTGCAGGGCAATATGAGCCACGCCAGGAGCTCAAACTATTCTCTCCCAGGTTTAACCGCCTCTCAGCCCACCCACGGCCTGCAAGCCCACCAGCATCAGCTCCAGGACTCTCTGCTGGGCCCCCTCACCTCCAGTCTGGTGGACTTGGGGTCCTAA